One window from the genome of Crassostrea angulata isolate pt1a10 chromosome 2, ASM2561291v2, whole genome shotgun sequence encodes:
- the LOC128172571 gene encoding uncharacterized protein LOC128172571, which produces MELGLPWFCLCLFVLHGTFGYSQNNLKEKIEKMEKKLELMFDVVTQLTSENDDLKTRVKALEHMVIDGKKSENYKSELLRGSRNSNAEQGIFTYKINIPENEIDNKSVVRRFPEPGIEDATHMERKQIASSTPKGVIAFHAYLSQDIPGPLPMHHIIQFDMVPVNKGYGYHAFDGIFDVPSSGTYVFTWSIMSMVQDVVSTELMRNTDVLGSRLAGSVFSTEWGFATGTVVTDVNQGDHVYVRLRQATRSHVPSFPPSRTTFSGWLLS; this is translated from the exons ATGGAACTAGGCTTACCTTGGTTTTGTTTGTGTCTCTTTGTTTTACATGGGACATTTGGATATTCCCAgaacaatttgaaagaaaagaTCGAGAAAATGGAAAAGAAATTAGAATTAATGTTTGATGTAGTGACCCAACTAACTTCAGAAAATGATGATCTAAAAACAAGAGTGAAGGCTTTGGAGCATATGGTAATCGAtggaaaaaaatctgaaaactATAAAAGCGAACTTTTAAGAGGGTCTCGGAATTCAAATGCAGAGCAAGGGATCTTTACGTATAAAATAAACATTCCGGAAAATGAAATTGACAATAAGTCAGTTGTTCGAAGATTCCCAGAACCTGGTATCGAAGATGCTACTCATATGGAAAGAAAACAAATAG CTTCGTCCACACCAAAAGGAGTGATCGCTTTCCATGCATATCTTTCACAAGATATCCCTGGTCCCCTTCCGATGCATCACATTATCCAGTTTGACATGGTGCCAGTCAATAAAGGTTATGGTTATCATGCTTTTGATGGAATATTTGACGTCCCTTCTTCTGGAACATACGTGTTCACGTGGTCCATCATGTCTATGGTCCAAGATGTTGTTTCAACGGAATTAATGAGAAATACTGACGTCCTCGGTTCTAGATTGGCCGGCTCAGTCTTTTCAACAGAATGGGGCTTTGCTACGGGGACTGTAGTTACTGATGTAAATCAAGGTGACCACGTATATGTTCGTCTCAGACAGGCCACTCGTAGTCATGTCCCAAGTTTTCCACCAAGTAGAACTACCTTTTCTGGGTGgcttttatcttaa
- the LOC128172569 gene encoding caprin-2-like: MHPMAMCWLVFGIIFIQYAVSIDADIIRLGQLEKLVADLKVSHEVLLQNISEMKDENIYFEASLKELYAENEQLKGRINNLQDENRKQQKINSQLKMEITDIKKSSLLQTDKSKTVVKTDGSLTDDYKSVKTIENNSSTSGIQQRGTSVNNSGRTSYKRLLSTDTQPVVTSGVAFFAYLSKSEHNAGAHQTFVFDVEHTNIGGHYSHHTGVFTCPSHGVYIFSWSIYCYSGGYVYSELVVNSSPVSGKFAGAGSVTNILSSTDLAIVELNAGDEVYIRTPPNHAASGQVVSDLPYRSTFSGWKLF, from the exons ATGCATCCAATGGCAATGTGTTGGCTCGTTTTTGgaataattttcattcaatatGCTGTAAGCATCGATGCGGATATAATCAGATTAGGTCAACTTGAGAAATTGGTAGCGGATTTGAAAGTAAGTCATGAGGTTTTATTACAGAATATATCTGAGATGAAAGATGAAAATATCTATTTTGAGGCAAGTTTAAAAGAACTTTATGCAGAAAATGAACAACTAAAAGGGAGGATTAACAACTTGCAAGATGAAAACCGAAAACAACAGAAAATCAACAGTCAATTGAAAATGGAAATTACTGACATCAAAAAGTCTAGTTTGTTGCAAACTGACAAATCAAAAACAGTCGTTAAAACAGACGGATCTCTGACAGATGactataaaagtgttaaaacaATCGAAAACAATTCTTCTACATCCGGAATACAGCAAAGAGGTACATCCGTTAACAACTCCGGAAGAACATCATATAAACGATTACTCTCGACAG ATACACAGCCAGTAGTTACCAGTGGTGTGGCTTTCTTTGCCTATCTCTCAAAAAGCGAGCATAATGCTGGCGCTCACCAGACGTTTGTGTTCGATGTAGAACACACAAACATCGGCGGTCACTACAGTCATCATACAGGTGTATTTACCTGTCCAAGCCATggtgtttacattttttcttgGAGCATCTACTGTTATAGTGGAGGCTATGTCTATTCAGAACTTGTTGTCAACTCGTCTCCAGTGTCTGGAAAATTCGCCGGCGCCGGGAGTGTTACTAACATTTTGTCCTCGACGGATTTGGCAATTGTAGAGTTAAACGCTGGAGATGAGGTATACATTCGAACACCACCAAATCATGCAGCAAGTGGACAGGTTGTAAGCGATCTCCCATATCGATCTACATTCAGTGGATGGAAATTGTTCTGA
- the LOC128172546 gene encoding cysteinyl leukotriene receptor 1-like, translating into MNWNNTSNLTSDYNPPMWGFWAKQIGTPIITAVGLTGNTLSFLVMGCSQRLRKRSYSQFLCLLAIFDSLNLIINEIDLIDEMIIYKSGPSYGVFSDFSDGLCKFYNFIKYVLLLLSSWLIVCLSLERVIAVCFPFRKKLIRKRHNVVVLVSLMFVVLSLTQIFRVLFIENVDGVCTVGRENLTLYVYLHHYAYHLALLFGLPCVIVLTCNLGVIYQIYVIRKEAGNDRPRSLDSTRKATTMLLLIGFVFVVTMFPQFVCTSIILYYSDGDRIHVGRFILMDMKPYLEVLSVVSYSNYCINFFIYVMCGKSFRRELRRIFKRSRHGSFFGGTRTRTKEEVMRLQ; encoded by the exons ATGAACTGGAACAACACAAGCAATCTGACATCTGATT ACAATCCGCCAATGTGGGGATTCTGGGCAAAACAAATTGGTACACCAATCATCACTGCGGTAGGATTAACCGGAAACACTTTGTCCTTCCTGGTAATGGGATGCTCACAGAGGCTGCGCAAACGTTCATATAGTCAGTTTCTTTGCTTGCTGGCCATTTTTGACAGCCTGAATCTCATCATAAATGAGATCGACCTTATCGACGAAATGATAATCTACAAGTCTGGACCCAGCTATGGTGTCTTCAGTGATTTTTCGGACGGATTGTGCAAGTTCTATAATTTCATCAAATACGTGTTGCTTCTTTTATCATCATGGCTAATCGTTTGTTTATCCTTGGAGCGGGTCATTGCCGTGTGTTTCCCCTTCAGAAAGAAACTGATTCGTAAACGACACAACGTGGTCGTTCTTGTTTCCCTGATGTTTGTCGTTTTATCCTTGACCCAGATTTTCCGAGttctatttatagaaaatgtgGACGGAGTTTGCACGGTGGGGCGGGAAAACTTAACACTGTATGTATATCTCCATCATTACGCCTATCATCTAGCGTTACTATTTGGTCTGCCATGTGTAATAGTTTTGACATGTAATCTCGGCGTCATTTATCAAATTTACGTCATCAGAAAAGAGGCGGGAAATGATCGCCCGCGCTCGCTCGACAGCACGCGGAAGGCTACCACCATGCTGCTACTAATTGGCTTTGTGTTCGTGGTAACCATGTTTCCACAATTTGTGTGCACTAGCATTATTTTATACTACTCCGATGGTGACAGAATTCACGTCGGTAGGTTCATACTAATGGACATGAAACCATATCTGGAAGTACTAAGTGTTGTGAGCTATTCTAATTACTGCATCAACTTTTTCATCTACGTCATGTGTGGGAAGTCATTCCGAAGAGAACTGAGGCGTATATTTAAGCGCAGCCGACACGGGAGTTTCTTTGGCGGCACGCGGACCAGGACCAAAGAGGAAGTGATGCGGTTGCAGTAA